Proteins encoded together in one Terriglobia bacterium window:
- the argH gene encoding argininosuccinate lyase, with the protein MWSGRFRQPLDPRFEEWQRSFPFDQKLLRFELAASRAHAKTLAAADVITAEDFNQIVAALEQIGTEFEGQEGLLKDPGAEDVHHFVETQLVARIGDVGKKLHSGRSRNEQIATDLRLFVRECIDDLRAGLGEFLETLVARAEENKSAVMPAYTHLQRAEPVLVAHWLLAYFEMFRRDADRLADCRKRANECPLGSGAIAGAPLALDRKIASRELEFERPTANSMDATSDRDFIIEFVNALALLGVHLSRWAEELILFATQEYRFIHLPEAYSTGSSAMPQKQNPDALELIRGKSARIIGSQVALLTAVKGLPLAYNKDMQETQEPLFDAAATAGACVEIATGFMKLVEFDHARMQAACESGFMNALAAATYLVHRGVPFRQAHEIVAGAVQKCVEKRCELQDLSLDELRAFSAAFGEDIYQHLRLDAVLACHDVPGGTAPRQVEQALRAARQQLSALQEAHAAHA; encoded by the coding sequence ATGTGGTCGGGCAGGTTCCGGCAACCGCTTGATCCCAGGTTCGAAGAATGGCAGCGCTCATTTCCGTTTGACCAAAAGCTGCTGCGCTTTGAGCTTGCGGCCAGCCGCGCCCATGCCAAGACGCTGGCGGCAGCGGATGTGATCACCGCGGAGGACTTCAACCAGATCGTCGCGGCGCTGGAGCAGATCGGCACGGAGTTCGAAGGCCAGGAAGGCCTGCTGAAAGATCCCGGGGCAGAAGACGTCCATCATTTTGTGGAGACGCAACTGGTGGCGCGCATCGGCGACGTGGGCAAGAAGCTGCACAGCGGGCGCAGCCGTAATGAGCAGATCGCGACGGACTTGAGGTTGTTCGTCCGCGAGTGCATCGATGACTTGCGCGCGGGGCTGGGCGAATTCCTTGAAACGCTGGTGGCGCGCGCGGAAGAGAACAAGTCCGCGGTGATGCCCGCTTACACACATCTGCAACGCGCGGAGCCGGTGCTGGTGGCGCATTGGCTGCTGGCGTATTTTGAGATGTTCCGGCGGGACGCGGACCGCCTGGCAGATTGCCGCAAGCGCGCGAACGAGTGTCCCTTGGGGTCTGGAGCGATTGCGGGGGCGCCGCTGGCGCTGGACCGCAAGATTGCCAGCCGTGAGTTGGAATTTGAGCGGCCGACGGCCAACAGCATGGACGCGACGAGCGATCGCGACTTCATTATTGAGTTCGTCAACGCGCTCGCACTGTTGGGCGTGCACCTGAGCCGCTGGGCGGAAGAGCTGATTCTCTTCGCCACGCAGGAGTACCGGTTCATCCATCTGCCGGAGGCGTACTCGACGGGCAGCAGCGCGATGCCGCAGAAACAAAATCCCGACGCGCTGGAGTTGATCAGGGGGAAGTCGGCGAGGATCATCGGCAGCCAGGTGGCGTTGCTCACGGCGGTAAAAGGGCTGCCGCTGGCCTACAACAAAGACATGCAGGAAACACAGGAGCCGCTGTTTGACGCCGCAGCGACGGCGGGCGCCTGCGTGGAGATTGCCACCGGGTTCATGAAACTCGTCGAGTTCGACCACGCGCGCATGCAGGCCGCCTGCGAAAGCGGATTCATGAACGCGCTGGCCGCAGCCACGTACCTGGTCCATCGCGGCGTGCCGTTTCGCCAGGCGCATGAGATTGTGGCCGGCGCGGTGCAAAAGTGCGTGGAGAAACGCTGCGAGCTCCAGGACCTGTCACTGGACGAGCTGCGCGCGTTCAGCGCAGCGTTTGGCGAAGATATTTACCAGCATTTAAGACTCGACGCCGTACTGGCATGCCATGATGTGCCCGGTGGCACGGCGCCGCGACAGGTCGAACAGGCTTTGCGCGCCGCGCGGCAGCAATTATCGGCGCTGCAGGAGGCACATGCTGCGCACGCGTAA
- a CDS encoding argininosuccinate synthase, translated as MREKVVLAYSGGLDTSIIIPWLKENYHCDVIAMIADVGQGDDLDAVIEKARKTGAAKVVVEDLREEFLNDYVFPALRAGAVYEHKYLLGTSLARPVIAKHQVEVALRENATALAHGCTGKGNDQVRFEHAFQALAPELKIIAPWREWTLKSREDCLDYAEARGIQVTASREKIHSRDRNIWHLSHEGGELEDPANAPFESTWQMTRSPQDAPDREETVTIGFAAGTPITVNEQKLGPVSLVELLNEIGGRNAIGRVDLVENRFVGIKSRGCYETPGGTLLLTAHRELEALCLERELTHFKQQIALKYAELVYYGLWFTPLREALDAFVAETQKDITGTVTLKLYKGNVSIGSRESEFSLYRTDLSSFTMSESYDQKDAEGFIRILGLPARSRARLHKQKTEQKQEITK; from the coding sequence ATGCGTGAGAAAGTTGTCCTGGCATATTCCGGAGGGCTGGACACCTCCATCATTATTCCCTGGCTGAAAGAAAACTACCATTGCGACGTGATCGCCATGATCGCCGACGTGGGCCAGGGCGACGATCTTGACGCGGTCATCGAAAAAGCGCGCAAGACCGGCGCGGCGAAAGTGGTTGTGGAAGACCTGCGCGAAGAGTTCCTGAACGACTACGTCTTCCCTGCTCTGCGCGCGGGCGCGGTGTACGAGCACAAGTACCTGCTGGGGACGTCACTGGCGCGGCCGGTGATCGCCAAGCACCAGGTGGAAGTAGCGTTGCGCGAGAACGCGACAGCGCTGGCGCACGGCTGCACCGGCAAAGGCAACGACCAGGTCCGCTTTGAACATGCCTTCCAGGCGCTGGCGCCGGAGCTGAAGATCATTGCGCCGTGGCGCGAGTGGACGCTGAAATCGCGCGAAGACTGCCTGGACTACGCGGAAGCGCGCGGGATACAGGTCACCGCCAGCCGCGAGAAGATCCATAGTCGCGACCGCAACATATGGCACCTGAGCCACGAAGGCGGCGAGCTGGAAGACCCGGCCAACGCGCCGTTTGAAAGCACGTGGCAGATGACCAGATCGCCGCAGGACGCGCCCGATCGCGAAGAGACGGTGACCATCGGCTTTGCGGCGGGAACTCCGATAACGGTGAACGAGCAAAAGCTGGGGCCGGTGTCTTTGGTGGAACTGCTGAACGAAATTGGCGGACGCAACGCGATTGGCCGCGTTGATCTGGTGGAAAACCGCTTTGTGGGGATCAAGTCTCGCGGATGTTATGAAACTCCGGGCGGGACGCTGCTGCTGACAGCGCATCGCGAACTGGAAGCGTTATGCCTGGAGCGCGAACTCACGCACTTCAAGCAGCAAATTGCTTTGAAATACGCTGAACTCGTCTATTACGGCCTGTGGTTTACGCCGCTGCGCGAAGCCCTGGATGCGTTCGTCGCCGAAACGCAGAAGGACATCACGGGCACGGTAACACTGAAGCTGTACAAAGGCAACGTGAGCATTGGCAGCCGCGAGTCAGAGTTCTCGCTGTACCGGACGGACTTATCGTCGTTCACCATGAGCGAGAGCTACGACCAGAAGGACGCGGAGGGGTTCATCCGCATTCTGGGATTGCCGGCGCGGTCGCGGGCGCGGCTTCACAAACAGAAAACCGAGCAGAAGCAGGAGATCACCAAGTGA
- the argF gene encoding ornithine carbamoyltransferase, with protein sequence MSAGIPDFAAFNAPAEQPAAVCRDLVSAQDFSPEETRAMFELTHIIKHRPADFRGALAGKQLVLFFEKASLRTRLTFESGMASLGGTSLFVDQTHSRLGEREPVRDIARNVERWVDAVVLRTYAHSTITEMAENTCIPVINALSDVEHPCQAYADFFTLQEKFGDLRQVHTAYVGDGNNVAHSLMLAAAALGTSIAVATPKGYEPDKDIVAAAKAIARSTGAILDVTNDPKRAVTGANAIYTDVWASMGQESEAAERKKIFAPYQVNAELFALAAPDAFFMHCLPAHRGEEVTAEIIDSPRSIVFDQAENRMHVQKAILLMLLGSGMSRRTAVRSNHA encoded by the coding sequence ATGTCAGCAGGAATTCCCGACTTCGCCGCGTTCAACGCGCCGGCAGAGCAGCCGGCGGCGGTTTGTCGCGATCTGGTGTCCGCGCAGGATTTTTCCCCGGAAGAAACCCGGGCGATGTTCGAGCTGACGCACATCATCAAGCACCGCCCGGCGGATTTTCGTGGCGCGTTGGCGGGGAAGCAGCTGGTGCTGTTCTTTGAGAAAGCGTCGCTGCGCACGCGGCTGACGTTTGAATCGGGCATGGCCAGCCTGGGCGGCACGTCACTGTTCGTGGATCAGACGCATTCGCGGCTGGGCGAACGCGAACCGGTACGGGACATCGCGCGCAACGTGGAGCGCTGGGTGGACGCAGTGGTGCTTCGGACTTACGCCCACTCCACCATCACGGAGATGGCGGAGAACACGTGCATCCCCGTGATCAACGCGCTGAGCGACGTGGAGCATCCGTGCCAGGCGTACGCGGACTTCTTCACTCTGCAAGAAAAGTTTGGCGACCTGCGCCAGGTGCACACCGCCTACGTGGGCGACGGCAACAACGTGGCGCACTCGCTGATGCTGGCTGCGGCCGCGCTGGGAACAAGCATTGCCGTGGCCACACCGAAGGGCTACGAGCCGGATAAAGACATCGTCGCGGCGGCCAAGGCGATCGCGCGCTCCACCGGCGCGATTCTTGACGTTACCAATGATCCGAAGCGGGCGGTTACGGGGGCCAACGCCATCTACACGGACGTGTGGGCCAGCATGGGCCAAGAATCCGAAGCCGCGGAGCGGAAAAAGATTTTTGCTCCGTACCAGGTCAACGCCGAGCTATTCGCCCTGGCCGCGCCGGACGCATTCTTTATGCACTGCCTGCCGGCGCATCGCGGAGAGGAAGTGACAGCGGAGATCATAGATTCGCCGCGGTCCATCGTTTTCGATCAAGCCGAAAACCGCATGCACGTGCAGAAAGCCATCCTATTAATGTTGCTGGGCAGCGGCATGAGCCGCCGGACTGCCGTGAGGAGCAATCATGCGTGA